One Vallitalea longa DNA segment encodes these proteins:
- the asnB gene encoding asparagine synthase (glutamine-hydrolyzing) — MCGITGWVNYNRNIIEERDTIHSMTNKLVHRGPDEYGFYYKKNILLGHRRLVVIDPEGGKQPMTKKISQYEYTIVYNGELYNTKELRDTLIKKGYKFRSNCDTEVVLVSYIEWGEDCTTYFNGIFAFAIWEEKSKSLFLARDRLGVKPLFYSYINGSFIFASEIKSLLDFPDMEPVLNENGLLELFSLGPSRALGSGVFKNIFELKPSEYILLTPKKLYKNIYWKPITNYHTENEESTFEHTAFLVEDAIKKQLVSDVPICTFLSGGLDSSGISSIASEYFRNRSKKLTTYSIDYEDNDKYFIASDFQPSNDNIWVERVKGYIGSNHKKITIDTNMLVEALKDAVLAYDLPGMADIDSSLMLFCQNVKNVHTVALSGECADEIFGGYPWYRKEEDIYFDGFPWNKHINQRKSFLSGELNKLKLQEFANNKYKETISEIDFLDDESEYEKRIRKLTYINLKWFMLTLLTRKDRMSMYKSLEVRVPYADHRIVEYTWNIPWHIKNHNNIEKGLLRKVLSSYLPEDVVYRKKSPYPKTYNPDYSKSVKLILKDILDDGNSPIHNLINTKNVYNLVNDHEEKFITPWFGQLMKEPQFIAYLIQLNYWLKYYKVKIDY, encoded by the coding sequence ATGTGCGGAATTACTGGATGGGTTAATTATAATAGAAATATTATTGAGGAAAGAGATACTATACACAGTATGACGAATAAATTGGTTCATAGAGGACCAGATGAATATGGCTTTTATTATAAAAAAAATATCTTGTTAGGTCATAGAAGATTAGTGGTCATTGATCCTGAAGGTGGAAAGCAACCAATGACTAAAAAAATCTCGCAATACGAGTATACTATAGTTTATAATGGTGAATTATATAACACAAAAGAATTAAGAGATACACTAATAAAAAAAGGTTATAAATTCAGGTCAAATTGTGATACGGAGGTAGTACTCGTATCATATATTGAATGGGGTGAAGATTGTACTACATATTTTAACGGAATATTCGCTTTTGCAATATGGGAAGAAAAGTCGAAATCACTATTTCTTGCAAGGGATAGATTAGGAGTGAAACCTTTATTTTACTCATACATAAATGGTTCGTTCATTTTCGCTTCTGAAATTAAATCTTTACTGGATTTTCCAGATATGGAACCTGTATTAAACGAAAATGGACTTTTAGAATTATTTAGTTTAGGACCAAGTAGAGCACTCGGTAGCGGAGTATTTAAAAATATATTTGAATTGAAACCTAGCGAATATATATTGTTGACACCAAAAAAATTATATAAAAATATTTATTGGAAACCAATAACCAATTACCATACAGAGAATGAAGAATCTACATTTGAACATACTGCTTTTTTAGTAGAAGATGCTATTAAAAAACAGCTGGTATCAGACGTACCCATATGTACTTTTTTATCAGGAGGCCTTGATTCAAGTGGAATTTCATCTATAGCTAGTGAATATTTTAGAAATAGATCAAAAAAACTTACTACATATTCTATTGATTATGAAGATAATGATAAATATTTTATAGCTTCTGATTTCCAACCAAGTAATGATAATATATGGGTAGAAAGAGTTAAAGGATATATTGGTTCAAATCATAAAAAGATAACTATTGATACAAATATGCTAGTTGAAGCGTTAAAAGATGCTGTTTTAGCTTATGATCTACCAGGTATGGCTGATATTGATTCATCATTAATGCTGTTTTGCCAAAATGTTAAAAATGTACATACTGTTGCATTATCCGGAGAATGTGCAGATGAAATATTCGGTGGTTATCCTTGGTATAGAAAAGAAGAGGACATATATTTTGATGGTTTTCCATGGAATAAACATATTAATCAAAGGAAATCATTTTTGTCAGGAGAATTAAATAAGTTAAAACTGCAAGAATTTGCCAATAATAAATATAAAGAAACAATTAGTGAGATTGATTTTCTAGATGATGAATCAGAATATGAAAAGAGAATAAGAAAACTTACATATATTAATTTGAAATGGTTCATGCTAACATTATTAACACGAAAAGACAGAATGAGTATGTATAAAAGCCTTGAAGTAAGAGTACCCTATGCCGACCATAGAATTGTAGAATATACATGGAATATTCCATGGCATATTAAAAATCATAATAATATAGAAAAAGGACTTTTAAGGAAAGTACTCAGTTCATATTTACCAGAAGATGTCGTATACAGAAAAAAATCACCTTATCCCAAAACATATAATCCTGATTACAGTAAATCTGTTAAATTAATTCTAAAAGATATCTTAGATGATGGCAATAGTCCAATACATAATTTAATAAATACTAAGAATGTATATAATCTAGTTAATGACCATGAAGAAAAATTTATTACACCATGGTTTGGACAATTGATGAAAGAACCTCAATTTATAGCTTATCTTATTCAGCTTAATTACTGGCTCAAATATTATAAGGTCAAAATAGATTATTAA
- a CDS encoding TIGR03936 family radical SAM-associated protein, producing the protein MLIRIKFTKEGTMKFIGHLDLIRNFQRVFKKAEFPIAFSEGFNPHPIMSIGAPLSVGITSEAEYLDAKVTEDIDINYQIENLNNHTPEGVNIINIIVLPEKAKSAMALIDAAKYKIDIKNIIINDDMINNLMSKDKIIVQKKNKKNVIKDIDIKPGILNVAMASENTLLLLIATGSRMNIKPQVVLESLCKVNNMEYNKFDYKIHRQEIYYISNNKFLPLDKISQEC; encoded by the coding sequence ATGTTGATAAGAATTAAATTTACTAAAGAGGGTACAATGAAATTTATTGGTCACTTAGATCTAATAAGAAATTTTCAAAGAGTATTTAAAAAAGCTGAATTTCCAATAGCTTTTTCAGAAGGTTTTAATCCTCATCCAATCATGTCTATAGGAGCACCACTTTCTGTTGGTATAACTAGTGAGGCAGAATATTTGGATGCAAAAGTAACTGAAGATATAGATATCAATTATCAAATTGAAAATCTGAATAATCATACACCAGAAGGAGTCAATATCATTAACATCATTGTACTTCCAGAAAAAGCTAAGAGCGCTATGGCTCTTATTGATGCCGCTAAATATAAAATAGATATAAAAAACATTATTATCAATGATGATATGATTAATAATCTAATGTCAAAAGACAAGATAATTGTACAGAAAAAAAACAAGAAGAATGTAATAAAAGATATTGATATCAAACCAGGTATCCTAAATGTAGCTATGGCATCTGAAAATACATTGTTATTGCTTATTGCTACAGGAAGCAGAATGAACATTAAACCTCAAGTAGTTCTTGAATCACTTTGCAAAGTCAACAACATGGAATATAATAAATTTGATTATAAAATTCATAGACAAGAGATATATTATATTAGCAATAATAAATTTCTTCCCCTAGATAAGATTTCACAGGAGTGTTAA
- a CDS encoding discoidin domain-containing protein, translating into MKLFKKIFRHYTYSLLVLLLIFSLFSSLPVSASDTNPQPNVIPALQEWTGETGCFTLTPLSRVCIDPSFEMELLTRMTSFKEEIKLINENLDLSIVVSDDPADCDIYITLDCQDTSIGDEGYLMDIDTMIRLTANTADGAFYGTRTLLQILAADTTKDSIPRGNIKDYPMYEERAFMIDVSRKYFTIDFLRDYVKLMSWFKMNDFHIHWTDDWYDGYWAFRLESTTYPDITATDGSYTKQQVNELQDLGDIYGVTITPEFDSPSHARPYTKIRPDLINPNKGDRYLDLNNPDTYTFMQSIYDEYVPLFRAPNFHIGCDEYDGGGESYRQYYNIMADYVKNLGKNVRVWTGWQHESGTTVPDSDIIIDVWEGNFDVNNCVNNGNKVINSSGDYLYIVPKTSWVPDLPVLYEQWEPHIFNRARTNKLAPDNEQLLGGKLNIWLDDKRDLVSQQDCDKLIQPALKILSEKLWGEKDSHTYEDFVIRTLEIGNAPGINLTPTEKLPPIDENNLAYTKPVTASSTENNTLFTPDKAVDRYTTSRWSSNYSDDEFIYVDLMNIYTVDSVKLLWEDAYAEKYKIQVSEDAVNWTDVYIESDSDGEEDIINFSPVTARYVKMQGVKRKTNWGYSLYDFSVYGSDVSPTNNIAINKPFFVSGVEPSTSFNGHLAVDGNIETRWASDYDDVAWCYVDLEEMTAVSKLNLKWENAYGKKYKILISDDAVNWTDIFTENNSDGGLDTINIDQQTRYIKMQGVERATDWGYSIWELEVYN; encoded by the coding sequence ATGAAATTATTTAAGAAAATTTTCAGACATTATACCTACTCGTTATTAGTTCTATTACTAATCTTTTCTCTATTTAGCTCATTACCTGTATCAGCTAGTGATACTAATCCACAACCCAATGTTATTCCTGCCTTACAAGAATGGACTGGAGAAACTGGATGTTTCACACTTACCCCATTATCACGTGTATGTATCGATCCATCTTTTGAAATGGAATTATTGACTAGAATGACATCATTTAAAGAAGAAATAAAGCTTATCAATGAAAATCTAGATCTATCTATAGTAGTTTCTGACGATCCGGCTGATTGTGACATATATATTACTCTAGACTGTCAAGATACTAGTATTGGTGATGAAGGATATCTTATGGATATTGATACTATGATAAGATTAACTGCTAATACTGCTGATGGTGCCTTTTATGGGACAAGAACTCTCCTACAGATTTTGGCTGCTGATACTACAAAAGATTCAATCCCTAGAGGAAATATCAAAGATTATCCAATGTATGAAGAACGTGCTTTCATGATTGATGTATCCAGAAAATATTTTACTATTGATTTTCTAAGGGATTATGTAAAATTAATGTCATGGTTCAAAATGAATGATTTCCATATACATTGGACTGATGATTGGTATGATGGATATTGGGCTTTCCGTTTAGAAAGTACCACATATCCTGATATAACAGCTACAGATGGTAGTTATACTAAGCAACAAGTTAATGAGCTTCAAGATCTAGGTGATATTTATGGAGTGACTATAACTCCTGAATTTGATTCACCCTCTCATGCAAGACCTTATACTAAGATTCGTCCAGATTTAATTAATCCTAATAAAGGTGACCGATATCTTGATTTAAATAATCCTGATACATATACTTTTATGCAATCAATATATGATGAATATGTTCCTTTATTTAGGGCACCCAATTTTCATATTGGTTGTGATGAATATGATGGTGGTGGTGAATCATATCGTCAATATTATAATATTATGGCTGATTATGTGAAGAATCTTGGAAAAAATGTCCGTGTTTGGACTGGATGGCAACATGAAAGTGGAACCACTGTACCTGACTCAGATATTATTATTGATGTATGGGAAGGCAATTTTGATGTCAATAATTGTGTGAACAACGGAAACAAAGTCATTAATTCTAGTGGAGATTATTTATATATCGTTCCTAAGACCAGCTGGGTACCCGATTTACCTGTTTTATATGAACAGTGGGAACCTCATATATTTAACAGAGCTAGAACTAATAAATTAGCTCCTGATAATGAACAACTGCTAGGTGGTAAACTTAATATTTGGCTAGATGATAAAAGGGATTTAGTTTCACAACAAGACTGTGATAAACTTATTCAGCCTGCACTAAAGATATTATCAGAAAAATTATGGGGAGAGAAAGATTCTCATACCTATGAAGATTTTGTGATTAGAACTTTAGAAATAGGTAATGCTCCGGGAATTAACCTTACCCCTACTGAAAAATTGCCTCCGATAGATGAGAATAATTTAGCTTATACTAAGCCGGTAACTGCATCTTCAACAGAAAATAATACATTATTTACTCCTGATAAGGCAGTTGACCGTTATACAACATCACGATGGTCAAGTAATTATAGTGATGACGAATTCATCTATGTGGATTTGATGAATATATATACTGTAGATAGTGTCAAATTATTATGGGAAGATGCATACGCAGAGAAATATAAAATACAAGTTTCTGAAGATGCAGTGAATTGGACAGACGTTTATATTGAAAGTGATTCAGATGGTGAAGAAGACATTATTAACTTTTCACCTGTAACTGCACGATATGTCAAGATGCAAGGTGTCAAAAGAAAAACCAACTGGGGATATTCTTTATATGATTTCAGTGTTTATGGCTCTGATGTATCTCCTACTAATAATATAGCTATTAATAAACCATTTTTCGTATCCGGTGTAGAACCTTCCACTTCATTTAACGGTCATTTGGCTGTTGATGGTAACATAGAAACTAGATGGGCTAGTGACTATGATGATGTTGCTTGGTGTTATGTGGATTTAGAAGAAATGACTGCTGTTAGTAAACTAAATCTCAAATGGGAAAATGCCTATGGAAAAAAATATAAAATACTGATATCTGATGACGCTGTTAACTGGACAGATATCTTTACGGAAAACAATAGTGATGGTGGTTTAGATACAATAAACATTGACCAACAAACAAGGTATATTAAAATGCAAGGTGTAGAAAGAGCAACCGATTGGGGATATTCGATTTGGGAATTGGAAGTATATAATTAA
- a CDS encoding C39 family peptidase — protein sequence MKKLMNLMLVTIMVMSMGLSASAAINTDVEDYAPVIGNFKYDPQVAQKIHHKEMLADKYYNAKVSGNIEEMKNYKMQLAPVDKSTHSLKSTSSTSSRLSIYQVAQEKNYWCGYAAIKSLLDFEGVSKTQTTIAQEVYKTSNSCPWYLSNGDSRDQFPVPNYLEDKIGFYYIPYPYGAAGTTNVQASNIKPKVVATIDAGHGLMACGRSYGNISGHASILPNYPAKEIGHWLAIDGYKDSGDDTWIVDPAKSDAVSWGDNISKYYSITTDKLAAFVKARGLVW from the coding sequence ATGAAAAAACTAATGAATCTTATGTTAGTAACAATTATGGTAATGTCAATGGGTTTATCAGCATCTGCAGCGATTAATACTGATGTTGAGGATTATGCTCCAGTTATCGGGAATTTTAAATATGATCCTCAAGTAGCACAAAAAATTCATCATAAAGAAATGTTAGCAGATAAGTATTATAATGCTAAAGTAAGTGGCAATATAGAAGAAATGAAAAATTATAAAATGCAACTAGCACCAGTTGATAAATCAACTCATTCATTAAAATCGACATCTTCTACTAGTAGTAGGTTATCAATATATCAAGTGGCACAGGAAAAAAATTATTGGTGTGGATATGCAGCAATCAAAAGTTTATTAGATTTTGAAGGAGTATCAAAAACACAGACAACTATAGCTCAAGAAGTATATAAAACTTCAAATTCTTGTCCATGGTATTTATCAAATGGAGATAGTAGAGATCAATTTCCAGTGCCTAATTATCTAGAAGATAAAATCGGATTTTATTATATTCCTTACCCATATGGAGCAGCTGGTACTACAAATGTACAAGCTAGTAATATAAAACCTAAAGTAGTTGCAACAATAGATGCTGGACATGGATTAATGGCTTGTGGTAGGTCATATGGTAATATTTCTGGTCACGCAAGTATATTACCAAATTATCCTGCAAAAGAAATCGGTCATTGGTTGGCTATCGATGGTTATAAAGATAGTGGAGATGATACTTGGATAGTTGATCCAGCTAAATCTGATGCAGTAAGTTGGGGAGATAATATAAGTAAATACTATTCAATTACTACAGACAAATTAGCCGCTTTTGTCAAAGCTAGAGGTTTAGTATGGTAA
- a CDS encoding TIGR03960 family B12-binding radical SAM protein codes for MNKKLRLTDEVLLSVEKPARYLGNEINVINKNIDEVDIRFALCFPDVYEIGMSHVGLAILYDFLNKREDTFCERVFSPWNDLEKLMRQDDIELFALESQDSVRDFDFLGFTVQYEMSYTNILNALDLAGMSVFSKDREESDPIVCAGGPCTYNPEPIAEFIDFFYIGEAETTLPKILEMYKAHKQQGKTKEEFLIELLDVEGVYVPKFYDVTYKENGEIEEFKPTHKNAKTKIEKQIVMDLTEAPYPSKPLVPLIQTVHDRVVLELFRGCARGCRFCQAGMIYRPLREKDVNVLKKQATELIKNTGHDEISLISLSSSDYTGLEELTDYLIDEFGNDNHVNLSLPSLRIDKFSLDIMGKVQKQRKSSITFAPEAGSQRLRDVINKGITEEDILSGSSEAFKGGWTRVKLYFMLGLPTETYEDIQAIAKLGQDIVEKYYELPKEVRKRRPQIVVSTSFFVPKAFTPFQWTAQDTYETFMEKQTFLNGKINKKSIKYNCHDVQTSMLEGVMARGDRKISKVIYSAWKNGAAFDAWSEFFKFDYWKRAFEDNDVDPLFYSSRERKFEEILPWDFIDTGVTKEFLYREYLRAKEGVISKNCIDSCMNCGAKSFGGGICYVDKN; via the coding sequence ATGAATAAGAAATTAAGACTTACGGATGAAGTTCTGTTAAGTGTTGAGAAACCGGCACGATATTTAGGGAATGAGATCAATGTCATAAATAAAAATATTGATGAAGTAGATATAAGATTCGCCTTATGTTTTCCAGATGTATATGAAATAGGTATGTCTCATGTTGGACTAGCTATTTTATATGATTTTCTTAACAAAAGAGAAGATACCTTCTGCGAACGTGTCTTCTCTCCATGGAATGATCTTGAAAAATTAATGAGACAAGATGATATTGAATTGTTTGCACTTGAATCTCAAGATAGTGTTAGAGATTTTGATTTTCTAGGGTTCACAGTCCAATATGAAATGAGTTATACTAATATACTAAATGCATTGGATCTAGCGGGTATGTCAGTGTTTAGCAAAGATAGGGAAGAATCTGATCCAATCGTGTGTGCAGGTGGTCCATGTACTTATAACCCTGAACCAATAGCAGAATTTATTGATTTCTTTTATATTGGAGAAGCTGAAACAACTTTGCCTAAAATTTTAGAAATGTATAAGGCACATAAACAACAAGGAAAAACTAAAGAAGAATTTTTGATTGAACTTCTTGATGTAGAAGGTGTTTATGTACCAAAATTTTATGATGTTACTTATAAAGAGAACGGAGAAATAGAAGAATTCAAACCTACTCATAAAAATGCAAAAACAAAAATAGAAAAACAGATAGTAATGGATCTTACCGAAGCTCCTTATCCAAGTAAACCTCTAGTTCCACTTATTCAAACAGTTCATGACCGTGTTGTTTTGGAGTTGTTCAGAGGATGTGCAAGAGGTTGCCGTTTCTGTCAGGCTGGTATGATATATCGTCCATTAAGGGAAAAAGATGTCAATGTTCTTAAGAAACAAGCTACAGAATTAATTAAGAATACAGGACATGATGAAATTTCTCTTATTTCTTTAAGTTCTAGTGATTATACTGGTCTTGAGGAACTGACTGACTATTTGATTGATGAATTTGGTAATGATAATCATGTAAATCTTTCTTTACCATCACTTAGAATCGATAAGTTTTCATTAGATATTATGGGTAAAGTTCAAAAACAACGAAAAAGCAGTATTACTTTTGCACCTGAAGCAGGTTCACAGAGACTTAGGGATGTCATTAATAAAGGTATTACAGAAGAAGATATCCTCTCAGGCTCTTCAGAAGCATTTAAAGGTGGTTGGACAAGAGTTAAACTGTATTTTATGCTTGGCCTTCCAACAGAAACTTATGAAGATATACAAGCAATCGCCAAGCTTGGACAAGATATAGTTGAAAAATATTATGAACTTCCAAAAGAAGTTAGAAAGAGAAGGCCACAGATTGTTGTCAGTACTTCATTTTTTGTACCAAAAGCTTTCACACCATTTCAGTGGACCGCTCAAGATACCTATGAAACTTTTATGGAAAAACAAACATTCCTTAACGGTAAAATAAATAAAAAGAGTATAAAGTATAATTGTCATGATGTACAAACCAGTATGTTAGAAGGTGTCATGGCTAGAGGAGATAGAAAAATATCAAAAGTTATATATAGCGCTTGGAAAAACGGAGCAGCATTTGATGCTTGGTCAGAGTTTTTTAAATTCGACTATTGGAAAAGAGCATTTGAAGACAATGATGTAGACCCATTATTTTATTCATCTAGAGAACGCAAATTCGAAGAGATATTACCTTGGGATTTTATTGACACTGGAGTTACAAAAGAATTCTTGTACAGAGAATACTTACGTGCCAAAGAAGGAGTTATCAGTAAGAATTGTATTGATTCTTGTATGAATTGCGGGGCAAAAAGTTTTGGTGGAGGTATTTGTTATGTTGATAAGAATTAA
- the tyrS gene encoding tyrosine--tRNA ligase produces MSAYDVLMERGFIEQTTHEKEIKELLENEKVTFYIGFDPTADSLTVGHFLPVMAMAHMQRAGHRPIILIGGGTTMVGDPTGKSDMRKMMTQEQINDNAESFKKQLSKFIDFEDDKAIMVNNADWLLNLNYVNFLREIGVNFSVNRMLTAECYKSRMEKGLTFLEFNYMLMQSYDFLALNRKYNCCLELGGNDQWSNILGGVELIRRKEQKPAFGMTFKLLTTSEGKKMGKTEKGAVWLDPAKTSPYEFYQYWRNVEDAKVEECLSLLTFLPMEEVRRLGALKDAEINKAKEVLAYEITKIVHGETVAKQAMEAAKALFTGGAKSGSIPTTEVTKDEFEEGMDIISALIKAKLVPTRSEGRRMIQQGGVKVNDVKVDTIDRTLTNNDFKEDGTMLIKKGKKGFHQFKIQ; encoded by the coding sequence ATGAGCGCATATGATGTGTTAATGGAAAGAGGATTTATTGAACAAACAACCCATGAAAAAGAAATTAAGGAATTATTAGAGAATGAAAAAGTCACATTTTATATAGGATTCGATCCAACTGCTGATAGTTTAACTGTAGGTCACTTTTTACCAGTTATGGCTATGGCTCATATGCAGAGAGCTGGTCATAGACCAATAATTCTTATTGGCGGCGGTACAACAATGGTAGGAGATCCTACTGGAAAATCAGATATGCGTAAGATGATGACCCAAGAACAGATTAACGATAATGCCGAAAGTTTTAAAAAACAGTTATCTAAATTCATTGACTTTGAAGATGATAAAGCTATAATGGTTAATAATGCTGATTGGTTACTTAATCTTAACTATGTTAATTTTTTAAGAGAAATTGGTGTTAATTTCTCTGTAAATAGAATGCTTACAGCTGAATGCTATAAATCCAGGATGGAGAAAGGTCTTACATTCTTAGAGTTCAACTATATGCTAATGCAATCTTATGACTTCTTGGCTCTCAATAGAAAATATAACTGCTGTCTTGAATTAGGCGGTAACGATCAATGGTCTAACATTCTAGGTGGTGTTGAATTAATAAGACGTAAAGAACAAAAACCTGCATTCGGTATGACTTTTAAGCTTCTTACTACAAGTGAAGGTAAGAAAATGGGTAAAACCGAAAAAGGTGCTGTATGGCTTGACCCCGCAAAGACTTCCCCTTATGAATTCTATCAATATTGGAGAAATGTTGAAGATGCTAAAGTTGAAGAATGCTTAAGTCTTCTTACATTCTTACCTATGGAAGAAGTTAGACGTTTAGGTGCATTGAAAGACGCTGAAATCAATAAAGCTAAAGAAGTACTTGCTTATGAAATCACAAAAATAGTTCATGGTGAGACTGTTGCAAAACAAGCAATGGAAGCTGCGAAAGCTTTATTTACCGGAGGAGCTAAAAGTGGTTCTATTCCGACTACTGAAGTTACAAAAGATGAGTTTGAAGAAGGCATGGATATCATTTCCGCTCTTATAAAGGCTAAACTTGTTCCTACACGTTCTGAAGGACGTCGAATGATTCAACAAGGTGGCGTAAAAGTAAATGATGTAAAAGTAGATACAATTGATAGAACGTTAACAAATAATGATTTCAAAGAAGATGGTACTATGTTAATCAAAAAAGGTAAAAAAGGTTTCCATCAATTCAAAATACAATAG
- a CDS encoding ribonuclease E/G encodes MSYKLVVSKDENVIYSALLDEKRRLIELGISEENSHELVGKIYIGKVVNVVKGMNAAFINIGRTKNAYMSLDDSSDIIYTKSNNSKKISIGNELLVQIVKDENGSKGCVVSPNISLTGRYVVLTKGKNFVGLSGKIKGNEERERLKNIVERHLTDSFGFIIRTNAFEIQEELIENEIQELIAQYDTIINTAEYRTCYTEIYKGIDSVLKFVRDMYDTSIDEYVINDEELYEQVYAYMEKTNPDLTSKIKLYKDNNLSLMNLYGLGVKIKKALCEKVWLKSGGNIVIQPTEALVSIDVNTSKYTGKKNLEETIFKTNIEAAKEIAYQIRLRNLSGIIIVDFIDMKDKEHNKQLLTKLSSFVKKDRNKVFVVGMTGLGLVEMTRKKTSKPLYQQINKNS; translated from the coding sequence ATGTCATATAAATTAGTTGTCTCAAAAGATGAAAATGTAATTTACAGTGCCTTATTGGATGAAAAAAGAAGATTAATAGAACTTGGAATAAGTGAAGAGAACAGTCATGAGCTTGTGGGGAAAATATATATAGGTAAAGTGGTTAATGTTGTAAAAGGTATGAATGCCGCATTTATCAATATAGGTCGAACCAAGAATGCATATATGTCACTTGATGATAGTTCAGATATAATTTACACCAAAAGCAATAATTCTAAAAAAATATCTATAGGTAATGAATTATTAGTACAGATAGTAAAAGATGAAAATGGTAGCAAGGGTTGTGTAGTATCACCTAACATATCCCTTACAGGTCGTTACGTAGTACTGACAAAAGGTAAAAACTTCGTAGGTTTATCTGGTAAAATCAAGGGTAATGAAGAAAGAGAACGATTGAAAAATATTGTAGAAAGACATTTAACCGATTCTTTCGGATTCATAATTAGAACTAATGCATTTGAAATACAAGAAGAACTTATAGAAAATGAAATACAAGAACTTATAGCTCAATATGATACTATCATAAATACAGCAGAATATAGGACATGTTATACAGAAATATATAAAGGGATAGACTCAGTACTGAAATTTGTTAGAGATATGTATGATACTAGTATTGATGAATATGTAATAAATGACGAAGAACTGTATGAGCAAGTATACGCATATATGGAAAAAACAAATCCTGATTTAACTAGTAAAATTAAGTTATATAAAGATAACAATCTATCCCTTATGAACTTATATGGATTAGGTGTCAAAATCAAAAAAGCTCTATGCGAGAAAGTATGGTTGAAATCTGGAGGTAACATAGTCATACAGCCAACAGAAGCATTAGTTTCTATTGATGTTAATACATCCAAATATACTGGGAAAAAAAATTTGGAGGAAACTATATTTAAAACAAACATTGAAGCTGCAAAAGAAATAGCATATCAAATTAGGCTAAGAAACTTATCCGGTATCATTATAGTTGATTTTATTGATATGAAAGATAAAGAACATAATAAACAACTGTTAACCAAATTGAGTTCTTTTGTTAAAAAAGATAGAAATAAAGTTTTTGTAGTAGGAATGACTGGATTAGGTTTAGTAGAAATGACTAGGAAAAAGACCAGTAAACCTCTATATCAACAGATAAATAAGAATTCATGA
- a CDS encoding metal-dependent hydrolase, with product MEIKYLGHSAFYLESDDYRAIIDPFLTGNSQCTATIEDFDELTHIFVTHGHGDHLGDAVELARRTEATIITNFELGNYLLFNYKNISVHTMHIGGRTTLDGIIIKMTNALHGSSVITPENDIIYAGNPCGFLIDCDNIKIYHAGDTGLTLDMKLLKDEHVNIAMLPIGGNFTIDIQDACKAVQLIQPELTIPMHYNTFPPIQADPYKFQKLVSSKVKVMDINEKINV from the coding sequence ATGGAAATTAAGTATTTAGGTCATTCAGCCTTCTACCTGGAATCAGATGATTACAGAGCAATAATAGACCCCTTTTTAACCGGTAATTCACAATGTACAGCTACTATTGAAGATTTTGATGAACTTACACATATTTTTGTTACTCATGGTCATGGTGACCATTTAGGTGATGCTGTAGAATTGGCTAGACGTACAGAAGCGACTATCATAACAAATTTTGAATTAGGTAATTACTTGTTATTTAACTACAAAAACATATCTGTACATACAATGCATATTGGTGGAAGAACCACTTTAGATGGTATAATTATTAAAATGACTAATGCTCTGCATGGTTCATCAGTCATTACCCCTGAGAATGATATTATCTATGCAGGTAATCCATGCGGCTTTTTAATTGATTGTGATAATATAAAAATATATCATGCAGGTGATACCGGATTAACTCTTGATATGAAACTTCTTAAGGATGAGCATGTTAACATTGCGATGTTACCTATAGGTGGTAATTTTACAATAGACATACAAGATGCTTGCAAAGCAGTGCAATTAATCCAACCAGAACTTACTATCCCTATGCATTACAACACTTTCCCACCAATACAAGCTGACCCTTATAAGTTTCAAAAATTAGTGTCTTCAAAAGTAAAAGTTATGGACATTAATGAAAAAATTAATGTTTAG